Proteins encoded within one genomic window of Saccharopolyspora pogona:
- a CDS encoding YhgE/Pip family protein, with amino-acid sequence MVDFGLGLDPLHVWWTIGLVTLAAVAFVAIDHFLRTAFGTVGGLLSLVLLIIQLTASGGLYPMETTPVPFQAIHPFLPMSYLVDGLRVTISGGMTEHLLRDVAVLTGFLVVFLALTTLAVQRQRSWTIARLHPQIEL; translated from the coding sequence GTGGTCGACTTCGGGCTCGGGCTCGACCCGTTGCACGTTTGGTGGACGATCGGGCTGGTGACCCTCGCCGCGGTCGCGTTCGTGGCGATCGACCACTTCCTGCGCACGGCGTTCGGCACGGTCGGCGGCCTGTTGTCGCTGGTGCTGCTGATCATCCAGCTCACCGCCTCCGGCGGCCTGTACCCGATGGAGACGACTCCGGTGCCGTTCCAGGCGATCCACCCGTTCCTGCCGATGAGCTACCTGGTGGACGGGCTGCGGGTGACGATCTCCGGCGGCATGACGGAGCACCTGCTGCGCGACGTCGCCGTGCTGACCGGATTCCTGGTGGTCTTCCTGGCCCTGACGACGCTGGCGGTGCAACGCCAGCGGTCCTGGACGATCGCCCGCCTGCACCCGCAAATCGAGTTGTAG
- a CDS encoding antibiotic biosynthesis monooxygenase family protein — protein MAVVKINAIEVPEGSGPELEKRFASRHGSVDSAPGFLGFELLRPVKGENRYFVYTKWESEEAFQAWASGPAKAAHAGEAKNPVATGSSLLEFEVIQESHPGA, from the coding sequence ATGGCTGTTGTGAAGATCAATGCTATCGAGGTTCCCGAGGGCTCCGGTCCGGAGTTGGAGAAGCGGTTCGCTTCGCGGCACGGCTCCGTGGACAGCGCTCCCGGCTTCCTCGGCTTCGAGCTGCTGCGCCCGGTCAAGGGCGAGAACCGGTACTTCGTCTACACGAAGTGGGAGTCCGAGGAGGCGTTCCAGGCGTGGGCCAGCGGCCCGGCCAAGGCGGCGCACGCCGGTGAGGCCAAGAACCCGGTGGCCACCGGCTCCAGCCTCCTGGAGTTCGAGGTCATCCAGGAGTCCCACCCGGGCGCCTGA
- a CDS encoding endonuclease/exonuclease/phosphatase family protein produces the protein MDQTLLAEPEQEHRPRRKPGGRAITVLLLLATFGFLVWAALPLAGLDGDRYTVALVALTQYALLAGIVLALLGLVLRRWLTALVVGLVVAALALSVVPRAIPNTTPAQGVALRVLSLNTYFGGADAAQVVDLVRQNQVDVLSLQELTPEMVDGLDAAGLAEVLPHRVYQPGPKADGTGIASRYPVQELALVPQTTLAQPSARVQVPGARDFEIVAVHPLYPMGRDTAEVWASDLRALPGPAADGTPRMLAGDFNATLDHTRLKYLLNQGYTDAAEVTGAGLHPTWPGPGSWFPPPVTIDHVLTTKGIAAQSYRTFDVAGADHRAILATLVLTR, from the coding sequence ATGGATCAGACGTTGCTGGCCGAGCCGGAGCAGGAGCACCGGCCGCGCCGAAAGCCCGGTGGGCGTGCGATCACGGTGCTGCTGCTGTTGGCCACGTTCGGCTTCCTGGTGTGGGCGGCGCTGCCGCTGGCCGGATTGGATGGCGACCGGTACACGGTCGCGCTGGTGGCGCTCACCCAGTACGCGTTGCTGGCCGGCATCGTGCTGGCGTTGCTCGGCTTGGTGCTGCGGCGCTGGTTGACCGCGCTCGTCGTCGGCCTGGTCGTCGCGGCCCTGGCGCTGTCGGTCGTGCCGCGGGCGATTCCCAACACGACCCCGGCGCAGGGCGTGGCGCTGCGGGTGCTGTCGCTGAACACCTACTTCGGCGGCGCGGACGCCGCGCAGGTCGTGGACCTGGTGCGGCAGAACCAGGTCGACGTGCTCAGCCTGCAGGAACTCACGCCCGAGATGGTGGACGGGCTGGACGCCGCCGGACTCGCCGAAGTGTTGCCGCACCGGGTGTACCAACCGGGGCCGAAGGCGGACGGCACCGGGATCGCCTCCCGCTATCCGGTGCAGGAACTGGCGCTGGTGCCGCAGACGACGCTGGCCCAGCCTTCGGCGCGGGTGCAGGTGCCGGGGGCGCGGGACTTCGAGATCGTGGCGGTGCACCCGCTGTACCCGATGGGCCGCGACACCGCCGAGGTCTGGGCCAGCGACCTGCGCGCGCTACCGGGCCCGGCCGCCGACGGCACGCCACGGATGCTGGCGGGCGACTTCAACGCGACCCTCGACCACACCCGCCTCAAGTACCTGCTCAACCAGGGCTACACCGACGCCGCCGAGGTCACCGGTGCCGGCCTGCACCCGACCTGGCCGGGTCCGGGCTCCTGGTTCCCGCCGCCGGTCACGATCGACCACGTGCTCACCACCAAGGGCATTGCCGCTCAGTCCTACCGGACCTTCGACGTGGCGGGCGCCGACCATCGCGCGATCCTCGCCACGCTCGTCCTGACGCGCTGA
- a CDS encoding alpha-hydroxy-acid oxidizing protein gives MPRARPCSAKSSTSCRSAASPRSDAGMTWERLTALCTELSLPLMVKGILRPDDAERAIATGAAGVIVSNHGGRNLDSLPATADALLRVARRVGGRVPVHVDGGIRSGGDVLKALALGADAVLIGRPYLWGLSVAGRRAYGRWSPGSGWSWRWPWP, from the coding sequence GTGCCCCGGGCACGGCCATGCTCGGCCAAGTCATCTACATCCTGCCGTTCGGCTGCGTCGCCGCGATCCGATGCCGGGATGACGTGGGAGCGACTGACCGCGCTGTGCACGGAGCTCAGCCTCCCGCTGATGGTGAAAGGCATCCTGCGGCCCGACGACGCCGAGCGGGCGATCGCTACTGGTGCGGCCGGGGTCATCGTGTCCAACCACGGAGGGCGCAACCTCGACTCGTTGCCGGCCACCGCCGATGCCCTCCTGCGGGTCGCCCGCCGGGTCGGTGGTCGGGTGCCGGTGCACGTCGACGGTGGCATCCGGTCCGGCGGCGACGTCCTCAAGGCCCTGGCCCTCGGTGCCGACGCGGTGCTGATCGGCCGCCCCTATCTGTGGGGTCTCTCCGTCGCCGGGCGGAGGGCGTACGGCAGGTGGTCACCCGGCTCCGGGTGGAGCTGGAGATGGCCATGGCCCTGA
- a CDS encoding FAD-binding and (Fe-S)-binding domain-containing protein: MSQAPVDTARDVAAELRGRGVAQVDDSTLGRALYSSDASLYRVIPQVVVRAQHTGELHAVHEVSRELGVPLTMRGAGTSIAGNAIGPGIVVDTRDLRRIHVDPESRTATVGPGVVHADLQRAAAPYGLRFGPDPSTHPRCTIGGMIGNNACGSRALGYGRTADNVEAVTVLFGNGETASFAAGGFETGLRPSSATASRLAALTDNHLAHIRTTFGRFGRQVSGYSLEHLLPENGRRVERFLVGSEGTLGTVLEATVRLVEDEPARLLLVLGYASMFEAADAVPALLAAAPGRLIACEGMDARIVELVRAQGKPIPELPRGGGWLFAEVAGADAPALVESLRRVGGALDTRVVTDVAEAAALWRIREDGAGLAGRSLPTPAYSGWEDSAVPPAYLGAWLRDFDELLRGHGLQGYPYGHFGDGCIHCRIDFPFAPGDPGSAQVFRDFMTACAVKLSEYGGSLSGEHGDGRVRSELLSIMYDADSVALFRAAKEICDPENLMNPGNIVEPAAITDDLRPVRPVTLPRRRGLNLIHDDGDLGAAVHRCTGVGKCVAPKTGAVMCPSYLATRQEKDSTRGRARVLQEALDGGLVDGLGDEAVGEALDLCLACKGCSTDCPSGVDMATYKSEVLYQKHDAPGGGKQRRPRSHFVLGKLPMWARLAGPIARLANASMRWKPIAKLAKKTAGIDQRRSIPTFAKKSLKSSAKTATLSSRRKSVAPDETPDVWIWADSFTDHFFAQSGHGAIRFLEAHGLTVKVIGDKACCGLTWITTGQLDQARRIMDRTVRTLVPYVASGVPVLGLEPSCTATLRSDSLELGDPSVAKVVAEGLLTFAELVTKLGLPLPDLSGVDVVAQPHCHQHAVLGWTADEALLTKAGAKVTRVPGCCGLAGNFGVEQGHYEVSVAVAETHLLPTVRANPDAVVLADGMSCRVQLDDLAGVPTMHLAELFASRV; this comes from the coding sequence ATGAGTCAGGCACCGGTGGACACGGCGCGCGACGTCGCCGCGGAGCTGCGCGGGCGGGGCGTCGCGCAGGTCGACGACTCCACGCTCGGCCGGGCGCTGTACTCCTCCGACGCCAGCCTGTACCGGGTCATCCCGCAGGTCGTCGTCCGTGCCCAGCACACCGGCGAGCTCCACGCGGTCCACGAGGTCTCCCGTGAGCTCGGCGTGCCGCTGACGATGCGCGGCGCCGGGACCTCCATCGCGGGCAACGCGATCGGCCCCGGGATCGTGGTTGACACCCGTGACCTGCGCCGGATCCACGTCGATCCGGAGTCCCGGACCGCCACCGTCGGCCCCGGGGTCGTCCACGCCGATCTGCAGCGCGCGGCCGCGCCGTACGGGCTTCGCTTCGGTCCGGATCCCTCCACCCACCCGCGGTGCACCATCGGCGGGATGATCGGCAACAACGCCTGCGGCTCGCGCGCGCTGGGCTACGGACGCACCGCCGACAACGTCGAGGCGGTCACGGTGCTCTTCGGCAACGGCGAGACCGCGAGTTTCGCTGCCGGTGGTTTCGAGACAGGCCTTCGGCCTTCCTCGGCCACAGCCAGCCGGCTGGCGGCGCTGACCGATAACCACCTCGCCCACATCCGGACCACCTTTGGCCGGTTCGGGCGCCAGGTGAGCGGTTACAGTCTCGAGCACCTGTTGCCCGAGAACGGTCGTCGGGTCGAGCGCTTCCTGGTGGGCAGCGAGGGCACGCTGGGCACCGTCCTGGAGGCGACCGTACGCCTCGTGGAGGACGAGCCGGCCCGGCTGCTCCTGGTGCTGGGCTACGCCTCGATGTTCGAGGCCGCCGACGCGGTCCCGGCCCTGCTGGCCGCGGCACCCGGCAGGTTGATCGCGTGCGAGGGCATGGACGCGCGCATCGTCGAGCTGGTCCGGGCCCAGGGCAAGCCGATCCCGGAGCTGCCGCGCGGCGGTGGCTGGCTGTTCGCGGAGGTCGCCGGGGCGGACGCACCGGCGCTCGTCGAGTCACTGCGACGTGTCGGTGGGGCGCTCGACACCCGGGTGGTGACCGACGTGGCCGAGGCCGCGGCGCTGTGGCGCATCCGCGAGGACGGCGCCGGCCTGGCGGGCCGCTCGCTGCCGACCCCGGCGTACTCGGGTTGGGAGGACTCCGCGGTCCCGCCGGCCTACCTCGGCGCCTGGCTGCGCGACTTCGACGAACTCCTGCGCGGCCACGGGCTGCAGGGCTACCCGTACGGCCACTTCGGTGACGGCTGCATCCACTGCCGCATCGACTTCCCGTTCGCGCCCGGCGACCCGGGGAGCGCCCAGGTGTTCCGCGACTTCATGACGGCGTGCGCGGTGAAGCTGAGCGAGTACGGCGGCTCGCTGTCCGGTGAGCACGGCGACGGCCGGGTCCGCTCCGAGCTGCTTTCGATCATGTACGACGCCGACTCGGTCGCGCTGTTCCGGGCTGCCAAGGAGATCTGCGACCCCGAGAACCTAATGAATCCTGGCAACATCGTCGAGCCCGCGGCGATCACCGACGACCTGCGTCCGGTCCGGCCGGTCACGCTGCCCCGGCGGCGCGGTCTCAACCTGATCCACGACGACGGTGACCTCGGCGCGGCGGTCCACCGCTGCACGGGCGTCGGCAAGTGCGTCGCCCCGAAGACCGGCGCCGTCATGTGCCCCTCCTACCTCGCTACCCGGCAGGAGAAAGACTCCACCCGCGGTCGCGCACGGGTGCTGCAGGAGGCCCTCGACGGCGGGCTGGTCGACGGGCTCGGCGACGAGGCGGTGGGGGAGGCGCTCGACCTCTGTCTGGCGTGCAAGGGCTGCTCGACCGACTGCCCGAGCGGCGTCGACATGGCGACCTACAAATCAGAGGTGCTCTACCAGAAGCACGACGCCCCTGGCGGGGGCAAGCAGCGTCGGCCGCGCTCCCACTTCGTGCTCGGCAAGCTGCCGATGTGGGCGCGGCTCGCGGGTCCGATCGCGCGGTTGGCCAACGCGTCGATGAGGTGGAAGCCGATCGCGAAGCTCGCCAAGAAGACCGCCGGTATCGATCAGCGTCGCTCGATACCGACGTTCGCGAAGAAGTCGCTCAAGAGCTCCGCGAAAACGGCGACGTTGTCCTCCCGGCGTAAGTCGGTCGCACCTGACGAAACCCCCGACGTATGGATCTGGGCGGACTCGTTCACCGACCACTTCTTCGCGCAGTCCGGCCACGGCGCGATCCGCTTCCTCGAGGCGCACGGCCTGACCGTGAAGGTGATCGGTGACAAGGCCTGCTGCGGCCTCACCTGGATCACCACCGGCCAGCTGGACCAGGCTCGGCGGATCATGGACCGCACCGTGCGTACCCTCGTTCCCTACGTCGCCAGCGGTGTGCCGGTGCTCGGTCTGGAGCCGTCCTGCACGGCCACGCTGCGCTCGGACTCGCTGGAGCTCGGCGACCCGTCAGTGGCGAAGGTCGTGGCTGAGGGGCTGCTCACCTTCGCCGAGCTGGTGACGAAGCTGGGCCTCCCGCTGCCCGACCTGAGCGGGGTCGACGTCGTCGCCCAGCCGCACTGCCACCAGCACGCGGTGCTCGGGTGGACCGCCGACGAGGCGCTGCTGACGAAGGCCGGCGCCAAGGTCACGAGGGTGCCGGGTTGCTGCGGCCTAGCCGGGAACTTCGGCGTCGAGCAGGGCCACTACGAGGTCTCGGTGGCCGTCGCGGAGACGCACCTGCTGCCGACCGTCCGAGCCAACCCCGACGCCGTCGTGCTCGCGGACGGGATGTCCTGCCGGGTCCAGCTCGACGACCTCGCTGGCGTGCCCACCATGCACCTGGCGGAGCTGTTCGCCTCCCGCGTGTGA
- the amaB gene encoding L-piperidine-6-carboxylate dehydrogenase yields the protein MSRTDIPTAEILGAQALQAAEACGVDTATIAGGQAHRSPVNGGDLGGVRWDEISVVGDAVSRAHAAYLAWRKVPAPARGAVIKRFGELLTEHKSDLATLVSLEVGKITSEALGEVQEMIDICDFALGLSRQLYGRTAVSERPGHRLMETWHPIGVVGVISAFNFPVAVWSWNTAVALVCGDTVIWKPSEQAPLCARASAALLDQALKECGAPADVSQVVVGGPEIGEALVDHPGVALVSATGSTRMGKAVGPRVANRFGRSLLELGGNNAAIVAPSADLDLTLRGVVFAAAGTAGQRCTTMRRVIVHTSVAQELTERLVEAYGRLPIGNPMADGTLVGPLVHGQAYDAMAAALSQAETEGGKTVAGGERVLTDVAPDAYYVKPAIVTVPGQTSIVRTETFAPLLYVMTYDDIQEAIALNNDVPQGLSSSIFTRDQAEAELFVSAEGSDCGIVNVNIGTSGAEIGGAFGGEKETGGGRESGSDAWRAYMRRATNTINYSGELPLAQGVDFSV from the coding sequence ATGTCCCGTACCGACATCCCCACCGCCGAGATCCTGGGAGCCCAGGCCCTGCAGGCTGCGGAAGCCTGCGGCGTCGACACCGCAACGATCGCGGGTGGCCAGGCCCACCGCTCACCCGTCAACGGAGGCGACCTCGGCGGCGTCCGCTGGGACGAGATCTCCGTGGTGGGCGACGCGGTGTCCCGTGCCCATGCCGCCTACCTCGCGTGGCGCAAGGTCCCGGCCCCGGCACGCGGCGCGGTCATCAAGCGATTCGGAGAGCTGCTGACCGAGCACAAGTCCGACCTGGCCACCCTCGTCAGCCTCGAGGTAGGCAAGATCACCTCCGAGGCGCTCGGAGAGGTCCAGGAGATGATCGACATCTGCGACTTCGCGCTCGGCCTCTCGCGCCAGCTCTACGGCCGCACCGCGGTATCGGAGCGGCCCGGTCACCGGCTGATGGAGACCTGGCACCCGATCGGCGTGGTCGGCGTGATCAGCGCGTTCAACTTCCCAGTCGCGGTCTGGTCCTGGAACACCGCGGTCGCCCTGGTCTGCGGCGACACCGTGATCTGGAAGCCGTCCGAGCAGGCGCCGCTCTGCGCGAGGGCCTCCGCCGCGCTGCTCGATCAGGCGCTGAAGGAGTGCGGCGCCCCTGCCGATGTCTCGCAGGTCGTCGTCGGTGGTCCGGAGATCGGCGAGGCGCTGGTCGACCATCCTGGTGTGGCCCTGGTAAGCGCCACCGGTTCCACCCGGATGGGCAAGGCGGTCGGCCCACGGGTCGCCAACAGGTTCGGGCGGTCGTTGCTCGAGCTTGGCGGCAACAACGCTGCCATCGTGGCGCCGTCGGCCGACCTCGACCTGACCCTGCGCGGTGTCGTCTTCGCCGCAGCCGGTACCGCCGGCCAGCGCTGCACCACCATGCGCCGCGTCATCGTGCACACCTCGGTGGCACAGGAACTCACCGAGCGGCTGGTTGAGGCGTACGGCCGGCTGCCGATCGGCAACCCGATGGCCGACGGCACCCTGGTCGGCCCCCTCGTCCACGGGCAGGCGTACGACGCCATGGCTGCGGCGCTGAGCCAGGCGGAGACCGAGGGCGGTAAGACCGTGGCCGGAGGAGAGCGGGTCCTCACCGACGTCGCACCGGACGCGTACTACGTCAAGCCGGCGATCGTCACTGTGCCCGGCCAGACCAGCATCGTGCGGACCGAGACCTTCGCGCCGCTGCTCTACGTCATGACCTACGACGACATCCAGGAGGCGATCGCCCTCAACAACGACGTCCCGCAGGGCCTGTCGTCCTCGATCTTCACCCGCGACCAGGCCGAGGCCGAGCTTTTCGTCTCCGCCGAGGGGTCCGACTGCGGCATCGTCAACGTCAACATCGGCACCTCCGGAGCGGAGATCGGTGGTGCGTTCGGAGGCGAGAAGGAGACCGGCGGTGGCCGCGAGTCCGGCTCCGACGCCTGGCGGGCCTATATGCGCCGGGCCACCAACACGATCAACTACTCCGGGGAGCTGCCGCTGGCCCAAGGGGTCGACTTCTCGGTTTGA